The genomic DNA AGCGCAGATCAGACCCGCTCGACCACCATCGCCATGCCCTGGCCGCCGCCGACGCACATGGTCTCGAGTCCGTAGCGGCCGCCGGTGGCGGCGAGGCCGTTCAGCAGCGTCGAGGTGATGCGCGCGCCGGTCATGCCGAACGGATGCCCCACCGCGATCGCCCCGCCGTGCACGTTCAGCCGTTCGGGGTCGATGCCGAGCTCGCGTGCCGACGGAATCACCTGCGCCGCGAACGCCTCGTTGAGCTCGACCAGGTCGATGTCGTCGATCGACAGACCGGCGCGGGCGAGCGCCTGCCGCGAGGCATCCACCGGGCCGAGGCCCATGATCTCGGGCGAGAGCGCCGAGACGCCCGTCGAGACGATGCGCGCGAGCGGCTGCAGGCCGAGCTCGTCGACGATGCGCTCGGACACCACGACCACGGCCGCCGCGCCGTCGTTGAGCGGGCAGCAGTTGCCCGCGGTCACGGTTCCGTCGGCGCGGAACACCGGGTCGAGCCCGGCGAGCGCCTCGACCGTGACCCCGGCGCGGGGGCCGTCGTCGGCGTCGACGATCCGCCCGTCGGGCAGTGTGACGGGCGTGATCTCGCGCGCCCAGAACCCGGAGGCGATCGCGCGCTCGGCGCGCTGCTGGCTGCGTGCGGCGAACTCGTCCTGCTCGGCGCGGGTCACGCCCATCAGCTCGGCGACGTTCTCGGCGGTCTGGCCCATCGCGATGTACGGGTCGGGCAGCGCGCCGTCGTCGCGCGGGTCGTGCCACGGGCGAAGCGGCACGGCAGGATCGGATGCCTCGCCGCCGGCCCGTGCATCCGT from Agromyces larvae includes the following:
- a CDS encoding acetyl-CoA C-acetyltransferase — protein: MTEAFIVATARSPIGRARKGSLVDLRPDDLAAQMVAAALAAVPGLDPARVEDLLMGCGQPAGEQGNNLARIVAVLLGLDGVPGTTVNRYCSSSLQTTRMAFHAIKAGEGDVFVSAGVESVTHYDRGAADVTPGVDVRNPRFAESWARTDARAGGEASDPAVPLRPWHDPRDDGALPDPYIAMGQTAENVAELMGVTRAEQDEFAARSQQRAERAIASGFWAREITPVTLPDGRIVDADDGPRAGVTVEALAGLDPVFRADGTVTAGNCCPLNDGAAAVVVVSERIVDELGLQPLARIVSTGVSALSPEIMGLGPVDASRQALARAGLSIDDIDLVELNEAFAAQVIPSARELGIDPERLNVHGGAIAVGHPFGMTGARITSTLLNGLAATGGRYGLETMCVGGGQGMAMVVERV